The Methanohalophilus portucalensis DNA window CCTTCGGTACTGGTGTAGGGGCAACGGACATGGCTGAAATATTCGCATCCGGCAAACTCTGGTTCCGTGTACCGGAATCCATTAAGGTTGCAGCTGAAGGAAAAATGGGAGAGAGGGTTTATGCCAAGGACCTCACCCTCAAGATCATCGGCGAGGTGACCGCTTCAGGGGCGACCTACAAAGCGGTTGAATTCTATGGTAATGCCATAGAGGGTCTTTCCATGGCAGGCAGGATGACCCTTTCCAATATGGCTATTGAAATGGGTGCCAAGGCGGGTATAGTACCTCCCGATGCCACGACATTTGAATACCTGAAAGACAGGGCAGTCAGTGATTATGAGCCTGTTTATTCGGATGAGGATGCAGATTATGTAGCCGAATATCACATCGATGTGAACTCCCTTGAACCACAGGTTGCCTGTCCCCATGAGGTGGACAATGTTTGTGGTGTGTCCGAAATTGCAGGCAAAAAACTCGATCAGGCATTTATCGGTACCTGCACCAATGGCCGGCTGGAGGACCTTGAGGCTGCAGCAGAAGTGTTGGAAGGCAACGAAGTTGCTGTGAGGACTATTATAATACCGGCTTCCAGACAGATTATGAAGGAAGCCGCAAGAAAAGGATTAATAGAGATTTTCCTCGATGCAGGCGCTACCATGGGTACTCCGGGATGCGGTCCATGTCTGGGTGGTCACATGGGGGTTATTGGTGAAGGTGAAGTATGTATTTCCACTGCAAATCGTAACTTCCGGGGTCGTATGGGTACAGGTGGCTACATCTATCTTGCTTCACCAGCAACGGTTGCAGCTTCGGCTATAAAAGGTGAGATTGCAGATCCGCGTAAT harbors:
- a CDS encoding 3-isopropylmalate dehydratase large subunit, yielding MSTISEKIFSRAAGKEAKANDFVIADIDYAMAHDGTSILAVRSFRQMEVEKVWDPSRIVIPFDHLAPANSDTTAGLQKDIRGWVRQQGINNFYDIGNGICHQVLPEKGFAMPGKLIVGADSHSCTYGAFGAFGTGVGATDMAEIFASGKLWFRVPESIKVAAEGKMGERVYAKDLTLKIIGEVTASGATYKAVEFYGNAIEGLSMAGRMTLSNMAIEMGAKAGIVPPDATTFEYLKDRAVSDYEPVYSDEDADYVAEYHIDVNSLEPQVACPHEVDNVCGVSEIAGKKLDQAFIGTCTNGRLEDLEAAAEVLEGNEVAVRTIIIPASRQIMKEAARKGLIEIFLDAGATMGTPGCGPCLGGHMGVIGEGEVCISTANRNFRGRMGTGGYIYLASPATVAASAIKGEIADPRNV